The proteins below come from a single Thunnus thynnus chromosome 10, fThuThy2.1, whole genome shotgun sequence genomic window:
- the LOC137190817 gene encoding nuclear factor 7, ovary-like codes for MASVFYSEDLSCSICLTIFTDPVILHCGHSFCRTCITEVLNTKHQCPQCLTETSVLTESLQTNHVLKSLAEKAKEAEKMKKEHRSERAEVDEWLCSEHDEKLKLFCVTDQQLTCIICRDGERHEGHKFKPIKEAAASLRQEMEKGIENLPADIHAIESQVNSQREEITKTKKKSHQLMTQICSQFEEMHQLLRKREDEIKKELKHKEEDTVEKMNKNLNAIETALSESRELEGKVTSVLNITNPERFLKSWTEGNSMTPEDLFRPRADDLKVVNTSLSLGPYESHLQFFMWKEMLQVIQPREEKLSLKSNSATITVSDDGRSLLCTTNQAQSGFSFAGSSFGSTSIFGQPTVHSGGPFGFSPQAGSFGASAGFGTHTSSGQREDIYSVNTDHVFSVNEFTSGQHYWEVEVGQRNYWELGIKDNFLKYDGQKYTTCSPNIITELTFGGRPRKIGIYLNCPSKKVSFYDADNMSHIHTMSSGLMSTPVSAYFNVAADPNRLTVCWY; via the exons ATGGCGTCTGTTTTTTACTCAGAGGATTTGAGTTGCTCTATTTGTCTGACTATCTTCACTGATCCTGTGATTCTTCACTGCGGCCACTCTTTCTGCAGAACATGTATTACAGAAGTCCTGAACACAAAGCATCAATGCCCACAGTGTCTGACAGAGACATCGGTTCTCACAGAATCTCTTCAAACAAACCATGTATTGAAAAGCCTCGCTGAAAAGGCTAAAGAAGCtgagaagatgaagaaagagCACAGAAGTGAGAGAGCAGAG gtGGATGAGTGGTTGTGCTCTGAACACGATGAAAAGCTGAAACTGTTCTGCGTTACAGATCAGCAGTTAACTTGTATCATATGCCGCGATGGGGAGAGGCATGAAGGACACAAGTTCAAACCAATCAAAGAAGCAGCTGCATCTCTGAGGCAGGAGATGGAAAAGGGTATAGAGAACCTTCCTGCTGATATCCACGCCATAGAGAGCCAAGTCAACTCACAAAGggaagaaataacaaaaaccaagAAGAAGTCTCATCAGTTGATGACCCAAATCTGCAGCCAGTTTGAGGAGATGCACCAGTtactgagaaagagagaagatgagATCAAGAAGgaactgaaacacaaagaggaagacACTGTTGAGAAAATGAACAAGAACTTAAATGCTATAGAAACAGCTTTGtctgagagcagagagctggaGGGGAAGGTGACATCGGTTCTGAATATTACCAACCCTGAGAGGTTCTTAAAGAGCTGGACTGAGGGTAACAGCATGACTCCAGAAGATTTATTCAGGCCCAGAGCAGATGATCTCAAAGTGGTGaatacatctctctctctggggcCTTATGAAAGTCACCTGCAGTTCTTCATGTGGAAGGAGATGCTCCAGGTGATCCAACCCCGAGAAGAAAAGCTGTCACTCAAAAGCAACAGTGCGACTATAACTGTGTCTGATGATGGAAGAAGTTTGCTATGTACTACCAACCAAGCTCAATCAGGTTTCTCATTTGCAGGATCTTCTTTTGGCTCCACCTCAATATTTGGCCAACCCACAGTCCATAGTGGAGGCCCTTTTGGGTTTAGCCCACAAGCAGGCAGTTTTGGCGCGAGTGCAGGATTTGGCACCCACACATCTTCAGGACAGCGTGAGGACATTTATTCCGTAAACACAGATCATGTATTCAGTGTCAACGAGTTCACCTCAGGGCAGCATTACTGGGAAGTAGAGGTTGGACAAAGGAACTATTGGGAACTGGGGATAAAAGataatttcctaaaatatgATGGCCAAAAATATACCACCTGTAGTCCAAATATAATCACAGAGCTGACGTTTGGAGGCAGACCTCGAAAGATTGGGATTTACCTAAACTGCCCATCCAAGAAGGTCTCCTTCTATGATGCAGACAACATGTCACATATTCACACTATGAGCTCTGGTCTCATGTCCACGCCAGTGTCGGCATATTTTAACGTGGCAGCAGATCCTAACCGCCTGACAGTGTGCTGGTACTGA
- the LOC137190646 gene encoding uncharacterized protein: MASVSCSEDLSCCICLTIFTDPVTLHCGHSFCRTCITEVLNSQHQCPQCRTETSILAESLQTNHILKSLAEKTKEAEKMEKEHRSERAEVDEWLCSEHDEKLKLFCVTDQQLTCIICRDGERHERHKFKPIKEAAASLRQEMEKGIEKLSADIHAIESQANSQREEITKTKEESHQLMTQICSQFEEMHQLLRKREDEIKKDLKHKEEDAVEKMSKNLNAIETALSESRELEGKVTSVLNITDPQRFLKSWTEGNSTTPKDLSRPRAGNLKVVNTSLSLGPYESHLQFFMWKEMLQVIQPREEKLSLKSNIANITVSDDGRSLLCTNQQTNPYEYHEGSYGYSQHTGGFGNYTSQRQHLKKSPISTDHAFSVNEFTSGQHYWEVEVGQRNYWELGIKDNFLKYDGQKYTTCGRNKTTELTFGGRPRKIGIYLNCPSKKVSFYDADNMSHIHTMSSDLMPMPVLAYFKVAADPNRLRVCWYCGNQSKGGERAMASVSCSEDLSCSVCLTIFTDPVTLLCGHSFCRTCITEVLNSQHQCPQCRTETSILAESIQTNHILKSLAEKTKEAEKMEKEHRSERAEVDEWLCSEHDEKLKLFCVTDQQLTCIICRDGERHEGHKFKPIKEAAASLRQEMEKGMTKLSADINAIESQANSQREEITKTKMLSHQLMTQICSQFEEMHQFLRKREDEIKADLKQKEEDAVEKMNKNLNDIETALSESRELEGKVTSVLNITDPERFLKSWTESNSRTPEDLFRPRAGNLKVVNTSLSLGPYESHLQFFMWKEMLQVIQPREEMLSLESKSANITVSDDGRSLLCTTKRQANQYQYHSGGYGYSQHTGTYTSQRQREDIYHSSPLSTDYAFSTNMFTSGQHYWEVEVGQRNYWELGTQDNFLKYDRYNYTTYSQNIITVLTFGGRPRKIGIYLNCSSEKVSFYDADNMSHIHTLSPGLMYMPVSAYFKVAADPNCLTVCCGNQSKGGQRAMASVSCSEDLSCCICLTIFTDPVTLHCGHSFCRTCITEVLNSQHQCPQCRTEIPDLTEPLQTSHILKSLAEKAKEAEKEKEHRSERAEVDEWLCSEHDEKLKLFCVTDQQLTCIICRDGESHEGHKFKPIKEAAASLRQEMEKDIEKISADIHAIESKANSQREEITKTKMSSYQLMTQICSQFEEMHQFLRRREDEIKKELKHKEEDAVEKMSKRLNAIETALSESGELEGKVTSVLNITDPERFLKSWTEGNSTTQEDLFRPRADDLQVVNTSLALGPYESHLQFFMWKEMLQVIQPREEKLSLKSNSATITVSDDGKSLLCTNQQANQAQSHLSFPVSKTSSFRPASPLSQPTAFAVVHSTSTSGQPIPSTLFRRPASTSSQPTAFVVSHSTSTSGQPTPSILFRRPASTSSQPTAFVVSHSTSTSGQPTPSILFRRPASTSGQPTASTLGHSTGVFGGSGTHTSPGQHLKKSPLSTDHVFSVNEFTSGQHYWEVEVGQRKYWELGVKDYFLKYDGQKYTTCSPNIITELTFGGRPRKIGIYLNCPSKKVSFCDADNMSHIHTMSSDLMSMPVSAYFKVAADPNRLTVCCY; this comes from the exons ATGGCGTCTGTTTCTTGCTCAGAGGATTTGAGTTGCTGTATTTGTCTGACTATCTTCACTGATCCTGTTACTCTTCACTGCGGCCACTCTTTCTGCAGAACATGTATTACAGAAGTTCTGAACTCACAGCATCAATGCCCACAGTGTCGGACAGAGACGTCGATTCTCGCAGAATCTCTTCAAACAAACCATATATTGAAAAGCCTCGCTGAAAAGACTAAAGAAGCTgagaagatggagaaagagcACAGAAGTGAGAGAGCAGAG gtgGATGAGTGGTTGTGCTCTGAACACGATGAAAAGCTGAAACTGTTCTGCGTCACAGATCAGCAGTTAACTTGTATCATATGCCGCGATGGGGAGAGGCATGAAAGACACAAGTTCAAACCAAtcaaagaagcagcagcatcTCTGAGGCAGGAGATGGAAAAGGGTATAGAGAAGCTTTCTGCTGATATCCATGCCATAGAGAGCCAAGCCAACTCACAGAGggaagaaataacaaaaaccaaggaGGAGTCTCATCAGCTGATGACCCAAATCTGCAGCCAGTTTGAGGAGATGCACCAGTTactgaggaagagagaagatgaGATCAAGAAagacctgaaacacaaagaggaagacGCTGTTGAGAAAATGAGCAAGAACTTAAATGCTATAGAAACAGCTTTGtctgagagcagagagctggaAGGAAAGGTGACATCAGTTCTTAATATTACTGACCCTCAGAGGTTCTTAAAGAGCTGGACTGAGGGTAACAGCACAACTCCAAAAGATTTATCCAGGCCCAGAGCAGGTAATCTCAAAGTGGTGaatacatctctctctctggggcCTTATGAAAGTCACCTGCAGTTCTTCATGTGGAAGGAGATGCTCCAAGTGATCCAACCCCGAGAAGAAAAGCTGTCACTCAAAAGCAACATTGCAAATATAACTGTGTCTGATGATGGGAGAAGTTTGTTATGTACCAACCAACAAACCAACCCATATGAATATCATGAAGGCAGTTATGGATACAGCCAACACACGGGCGGTTTTGGCAACTACACATCTCAAAGACAGCATCTCAAAAAGTCTCCCATAAGCACAGACCATGCATTCAGTGTCAACGAGTTCACCTCAGGGCAGCATTACTGGGAAGTAGAGGTTGGACAAAGGAACTATTGGGAACTGGGGATAAAAGataatttcctaaaatatgATGGCCAAAAATATACCACCTGTGGTCGAAATAAAACCACAGAGCTAACATTTGGAGGCAGACCTCGAAAGATTGGGATTTACCTAAACTGCCCATCCAAGAAGGTCTCCTTCTATGATGCAGACAACATGTCACATATTCACACTATGAGCTCTGATCTCATGCCCATGCCAGTGTTGGCATATTTTAAAGTGGCAGCAGATCCTAACCGCCTGAGAGTGTGCTGGTACTG TGGCAATCAGAGCAAAGGAGGAGAACGAGCTATGGCGTCTGTTTCTTGCTCAGAGGATTTGAGTTGCTCTGTTTGTCTGACTATCTTCACTGATCCTGTTACTCTTCTCTGCGGCCACTCTTTCTGCAGAACATGTATTACAGAAGTTCTGAACTCACAGCATCAATGCCCACAGTGTCGGACAGAGACGTCGATTCTCGCAGAATCCATTCAAACAAACCATATATTGAAAAGCCTCGCTGAAAAGACTAAAGAAGCTgagaagatggagaaagagcACAGAAGTGAGAGAGCAGAG gtgGATGAGTGGTTGTGCTCTGAACACGATGAAAAGCTGAAACTGTTCTGCGTCACAGATCAGCAGTTAACTTGTATCATATGCCGCGATGGGGAGAGGCATGAAGGACACAAGTTCAAACCAATCAAAGAAGCAGCTGCATCTCTGAGGCAGGAGATGGAAAAGGGTATGACGAAGCTTTCTGCTGATATCAATGCCATAGAGAGCCAAGCCAACTCACAAAGggaagaaataacaaaaaccaagATGTTGTCTCATCAGCTGATGACCCAAATCTGCAGCCAGTTTGAGGAGATGCACCAGTTtctgaggaagagagaagatgaGATCAAGGCAGACctaaaacagaaagaggaagacgcTGTTGAGAAAATGAACAAGAACTTAAATGATATAGAAACAGCTTTGtctgagagcagagagctggaGGGGAAGGTGACATCGGTTCTGAATATTACCGACCCTGAGAGGTTCTTAAAGAGCTGGACTGAGAGTAACAGCAGGACTCCAGAAGATTTATTCAGGCCCAGAGCAGGTAATCTCAAAGTGGTGaatacatctctctctctggggcCTTATGAAAGTCACCTGCAGTTCTTCATGTGGAAGGAGATGCTTCAGGTGATCCAACCCCGAGAAGAAATGCTGTCACTTGAAAGCAAAAGTGCAAATATAACTGTGTCTGATGATGGAAGAAGTTTGCTATGTACTACCAAAAGACAAGCCAACCAATATCAATATCATAGCGGCGGTTATGGATACAGCCAACACACAGGCACCTACACATCTCAAAGACAGCGTGAGGACATTTATCACTCATCTCCCTTAAGCACAGATTATGCATTCAGTACCAACATGTTCACCTCAGGGCAGCATTACTGGGAAGTAGAGGTTGGACAAAGGAACTATTGGGAACTGGGGACACAAGataatttcctaaaatatgATCGCTATAATTATACCACCTATAGTCAAAATATAATCACAGTGTTAACGTTTGGAGGCAGACCTCGAAAGATTGGGATTTACCTAAACTGCTCATCCGAGAAGGTCTCCTTCTATGATGCAGACAACATGTCACATATTCACACTTTGAGCCCTGGTCTCATGTACATGCCGGTGTCGGCATATTTTAAAGTGGCAGCAGATCCTAACTGCCTGACAGTGTGCTG TGGTAATCAGAGCAAAGGAGGACAACGAGCTATGGCGTCTGTTTCTTGCTCAGAGGATTTGAGTTGCTGTATTTGTCTGACTATCTTCACTGATCCTGTGACTCTTCACTGCGGCCACTCTTTCTGCAGAACATGTATTACAGAGGTTCTGAACTCACAGCATCAATGCCCACAGTGTCGGACAGAGATACCGGATCTCACAGAACCTCTTCAAACAAGCCATATATTGAAAAGCCTCGCTGAAAAGGCCAAAGAAGCTGAGAAGGAGAAAGAGCACAGAAGTGAGAGAGCAGAG gtgGATGAGTGGTTGTGCTCTGAACATGATGAAAAGCTGAAACTGTTCTGCGTCACAGATCAGCAGTTAACTTGTATCATATGCCGCGATGGGGAGAGTCATGAAGGACACAAGTTCAAACCAAtcaaagaagcagcagcatcTCTGAGGCAGGAGATGGAAAAGGATATAGAGAAGATTTCTGCTGATATCCATGCCATAGAGAGCAAAGCCAACTCACAGAGggaagaaataacaaaaaccaagATGTCGTCTTATCAGTTGATGACCCAAATCTGCAGCCAGTTTGAGGAGATGCACCAGTttctgaggaggagagaagatgagATCAAGAAGgaactgaaacacaaagaggaagacGCTGTTGAGAAAATGAGCAAGAGATTAAATGCTATAGAAACAGCTTTGTCTGAGAGCGGAGAGCTGGAAGGAAAGGTGACATCAGTTCTGAATATTACCGACCCTGAGAGGTTCTTAAAGAGCTGGACTGAGGGTAACAGCACGACTCAAGAAGATTTATTCAGGCCCAGAGCAGATGATCTCCAAGTGGTGAATACATCTCTCGCTCTGGGGCCTTATGAAAGTCACCTGCAGTTCTTCATGTGGAAGGAGATGCTCCAGGTGATCCAACCCCGAGAAGAAAAGCTGTCACTCAAAAGCAACAGTGCGACTATAACTGTGTCTGATGATGGGAAAAGTTTGTTATGTACCAACCAACAAGCCAACCAAGCTCAATCACACTTGTCATTTCCAGTATCCAAAACCTCTTCTTTTCGCCCCGCCTCACCATTGAGCCAACCCACAGCCTTCGCTGTTGTTCACTCTACCTCAACATCAGGCCAACCCATACCCTCCACTCTTTTTCGCCGCCCCGCCTCAACATCGAGCCAACCCACAGCCTTCGTTGTTTCTCACTCTACCTCAACATCGGGCCAACCAACACCCTCCATTCTTTTTCGCCGCCCCGCCTCAACATCGAGCCAACCCACAGCCTTCGTTGTTTCTCACTCCACCTCAACATCGGGCCAACCCACACCCTCCATTCTTTTTCGCCGCCCCGCCTCAACATCGGGCCAACCCACAGCCTCCACTCTTGGTCATTCCACTGGAGTATTTGGAGGATCTGGCACCCACACATCTCCTGGACAGCATCTCAAAAAGTCTCCCTTAAGCACAGATCATGTATTCAGTGTCAATGAGTTCACCTCAGGGCAGCATTACTGGGAAGTCGAGGTTGGACAAAGGAAGTATTGGGAACTGGGGGTAAAAGATTATTTCCTAAAATATGATGGCCAAAAATATACCACCTGCAGTCCAAATATAATCACAGAGCTAACGTTTGGAGGCAGACCTCGAAAGATTGGGATTTACCTAAACTGCCCATCCAAGAAGGTCTCCTTCTGTGATGCAGACAACATGTCGCATATTCACACTATGAGCTCTGATCTCATGTCCATGCCGGTGTCGGCATATTTTAAAGTGGCAGCAGATCCTAACCGCCTGACAGTGTGCTGCTACTGA
- the LOC137190818 gene encoding nuclear factor 7, ovary-like, whose amino-acid sequence MASVSCSEDLSCSICLTIFTDPVTLLCGHSFCRTCITEILNAQHQCPQCRTETSILAESIQTNHILKSLAEKAKEAEKMEKEHRSERAEVDEWLCSEHDEKLKLFCVTDQQLTCIICRDGERHEGHKFKPIKEAAASLRQEMEKGIENLPADIHAIESQANSQREEITKTKEESHQLMTQICSQFEEMHQFLRKREDEIKKELKHKEEDAVEKMSKRLNAIETALSESRELEGKVTSVLNITDPERFLKSWTESYSRTPEDLFRPRADDLEVVNTSLSLGPYESHLQFFMWKEMLQVIQPREEKLSLKSNSATITVSDDGRSLLCTNQQTNQYNYYEDYEYSQLYTSQRQRFKKSTLSTDHAFSVNEFISGQHYWEVEVGQRKYWELGVKDNFLKYDGKKYTTCSRNKITELTFGGRPRKIGIYLNCSSKKVSFYDADNMSHIHTMSSGLMPMPVSAYFKVAADPNRLTVCWF is encoded by the exons ATGGCGTCTGTTTCTTGCTCAGAGGATTTGAGTTGCTCTATTTGTCTGACTATCTTCACTGATCCTGTGACTCTTCTCTGCGGCCACTCTTTCTGCAGAACATGTATTACAGAAATTCTGAACGCACAGCATCAATGCCCACAGTGTCGGACAGAGACGTCGATTCTCGCAGAATCCATTCAAACAAACCATATATTGAAAAGCCTCGCTGAAAAGGCTAAAGAAGCTgagaagatggagaaagagcACAGAAGTGAGAGAGCAGAG gtgGATGAGTGGTTGTGCTCTGAACACGATGAAAAGCTGAAACTGTTCTGCGTCACAGATCAGCAGTTAACTTGTATCATATGCCGCGATGGGGAGAGGCATGAAGGACACAAGTTCAAACCAAtcaaagaagcagcagcatcTCTGAGGCAGGAGATGGAAAAGGGTATAGAGAACCTTCCTGCTGATATCCACGCCATAGAGAGCCAAGCCAACTCACAGAGggaagaaataacaaaaaccaaggaGGAGTCTCATCAGCTGATGACCCAAATCTGCAGCCAGTTTGAGGAGATGCACCAGTTtctgaggaagagagaagatgaGATCAAGAAAgaactgaaacacaaagaggaagacGCTGTTGAGAAAATGAGCAAGAGATTAAATGCTATAGAAACAGCTTTGtctgagagcagagagctggaGGGAAAGGTGACATCGGTTCTGAATATTACCGACCCTGAGAGGTTCTTAAAGAGCTGGACTGAGAGTTACAGCAGGACTCCAGAAGATTTATTCAGGCCCAGAGCAGATGATCTCGAAGTGGTGAATACATCTCTCTCACTGGGGCCTTATGAAAGTCACCTGCAGTTCTTCATGTGGAAGGAGATGCTTCAGGTAATCCAACCCCGAGAAGAAAAGCTGTCACTCAAAAGCAACAGTGCGACTATAACTGTGTCTGATGATGGGAGAAGTTTGTTATGTACCAACCAACAAACGAACCAATATAACTATTATGAAGATTATGAATACAGCCAACTCTACACATCTCAAAGACAGCGTTTCAAAAAGTCTACCTTAAGCACAGACCATGCATTCAGTGTCAACGAGTTCATCTCAGGGCAGCATTACTGGGAAGTCGAGGTTGGACAAAGGAAGTATTGGGAACTGGGGGTAAAAGataatttcctaaaatatgATGGCAAAAAATATACCACCTGCAGTCGAAATAAAATCACAGAGCTAACATTTGGAGGCAGACCTCGAAAGATTGGGATTTACCTAAACTGCTCATCCAAGAAGGTCTCCTTCTATGATGCAGACAACATGTCACATATTCACACTATGAGCTCTGGTCTCATGCCCATGCCGGTGTCGGCATATTTTAAAGTGGCAGCAGATCCTAACCGCCTGACAGTGTGTTGGTTCTGA
- the LOC137190819 gene encoding nuclear factor 7, ovary-like, whose amino-acid sequence MASVSCSEDLSCSICLTIFTDPVTLHCGHSFCRTCITEVLNSQHQCPQCRTETSILAESLQTNHILKSLAEKTKEAEKMEKERRSERAEVDEWLCSEHDEKLKLFCVTDQQLTCIICRDGERHEGHKFKPIKEAAASLRQEMENGIEKLSSNIHAIESQANSQREEITKTKKKSHQLMTLICSQFEEMHQLLRKREDEIKKDLKHKEEDAVEKMSERLNAIETALSESRELEGKVTSVLNITDPQRFLKSWTEGYSRTPEDLFRPRADDLKVVNTSLSLGPYESHLQFFMWKEMLQVIQPREEKLSLKSNSANITVSDDGRSLLCTNQQTNQYDYYEGDYGYSQLTGGFRNYTSQRQHLKKSPLSTDHAFSVNEFISGQHYWEVEVGQRKYWELGVKDNFLKYDGKKYTTCSRNKITELTFGGRPRKIGIYLNCPSKKVSFYDADNMSHIHTMSSDLMPMPVSAYFKVAADPNRLTVCWY is encoded by the exons ATGGCGTCTGTTTCTTGCTCAGAGGATTTGAGTTGCTCTATTTGTCTGACTATCTTCACTGATCCTGTTACTCTTCACTGCGGCCACTCTTTCTGCAGAACATGTATTACAGAGGTTCTGAACTCACAGCATCAATGCCCACAGTGTCGGACAGAGACGTCGATTCTCGCAGAATCTCTTCAAACAAACCATATATTGAAAAGCCTCGCTGAAAAGACTAAAGAAGCTgagaagatggagaaagagcGCAGAAGTGAGAGAGCAGAG gtgGATGAGTGGTTGTGCTCTGAACACGATGAAAAGCTGAAACTGTTCTGCGTCACAGATCAGCAGTTAACTTGTATCATATGCCGCGATGGGGAGAGGCATGAAGGACACAAGTTCAAACCAATCAAAGAAGCAGCTGCATCTCTGAGGCAGGAGATGGAAAACGGTATAGAGAAGCTTTCTTCTAATATCCATGCCATAGAGAGCCAAGCCAACTCACAGAGggaagaaataacaaaaaccaagAAGAAGTCTCATCAGTTGATGACCCTAATCTGCAGCCAGTTTGAGGAGATGCACCAGTtactgagaaagagagaagatgagATCAAGAAagacctgaaacacaaagaggaagacGCTGTTGAGAAAATGAGCGAGAGATTAAATGCTATAGAAACAGCTTTGtctgagagcagagagctggaAGGAAAGGTGACATCAGTTCTTAATATTACTGACCCTCAGAGGTTCTTAAAGAGCTGGACTGAGGGTTACAGCAGGACTCCAGAAGATTTATTCAGGCCTAGAGCAGATGATCTCAAAGTGGTGaatacatctctctctctggggcCTTATGAAAGTCACCTGCAGTTCTTCATGTGGAAGGAGATGCTTCAGGTGATCCAACCCCGAGAAGAAAAGCTGTCACTCAAAAGCAACAGTGCAAATATAACTGTGTCTGATGATGGGAGAAGTTTGTTATGTaccaaccaacaaacaaaccaataTGACTATTATGAAGGCGATTATGGATACAGCCAACTCACGGGCGGTTTTAGAAACTACACATCTCAAagacagcatttaaaaaagTCTCCCTTAAGCACAGACCATGCATTCAGTGTCAACGAGTTCATCTCAGGGCAGCATTACTGGGAAGTCGAGGTTGGACAAAGGAAGTATTGGGAACTGGGGGTAAAAGataatttcctaaaatatgATGGCAAAAAATATACCACCTGCAGTCGAAATAAAATCACAGAGCTAACATTTGGAGGCAGACCTCGAAAGATTGGGATTTACCTAAACTGCCCATCCAAGAAGGTCTCCTTCTATGATGCAGACAACATGTCACATATTCACACTATGAGCTCTGATCTCATGCCCATGCCGGTGTCGGCATATTTTAAAGTGGCAGCAGATCCTAACCGCCTGACAGTGTGCTGGTACTGA